Below is a genomic region from Sulfitobacter guttiformis.
CGGGACCGATGCCGAGACTGCGAAACAGATTGGCGGCTTGCACGGACTTATCATGCAGTTCCTGCCATGTCAGCGTCTCGGCAGGGTCTTTGGGCCCTGAGAACAGCTGATAGCTGATGGCGTTGCGCTTCGGAAATTTGGATGTGGTATCGGCCAGCAGACTATAGAGTGTCTTGTGCACATCGCGGTCTTCCCACGTGCTTTGAGCCTCGATAGCGTCACGGTCGATTATTCCAGAAAATCCCATGTGTCGTCCTCCCCTGTGCTGCCACTTTTTGTGACATGCGTAATTTGTCAAATGACGATGAACCGCTTGCGAATGAATTTCAAGCAAACCATCACATTAGACGTAGCGTTATGGGCGTCCCTGCCCAAACGTCAATTAACTAAAAGGGATATGAGGGCATCCCGCTCGTGCAGGAAGGGGCTGCACACCGGGTTTCTCACCGGAGTGCAGCAGACTGAGTTAGACCGCAGGAATGCGCAGTACCTGACCGGGATAGATTTTATCGGGATGCGTCAGCATCGGCTTGTTAGCCTCGAAAATCTTCTCGTAATGTGCGCCATTTCCAAGTGTCTTGGCGGAAATCGCCCAGAGAGTGTCACCCTTCTCAACGGTGTGGAACGTAGGCTCGCCCTCACCACCTGTCACATCGTCCTCGACCTGCGCCACGCCTTCGACATTGCCTACGGCAAGGATGACTTTTTCTCGCATTTCTTGTGAGGCGGCTTTTCCGGTAACGGTGACTTTGTCTCCCACAACCTTGATGTCCAAACCTTCGGCATCAAGGCCCAGCTCTTTTAGTTCGTCCTGCAATGCGGCGCCGGAAACTTCGGCATCATCACCACCGCCGAACACTTTTTTGCCGGCATCTTTTACGAAACTCCACAGACCCATTTTAATACTCCTTGAATGGATTGGTTTATGTGCAGAGTCTTTTACCCCCCGCACTCATTGCGCAAGAGGGAATTATTCAGCCGCAATGCCATCGGTAAATTGCAAGCGGGCCAACCGTGCGTAAAGCCCACCTTTAGCCACCAGCGCATCATGGGTGCCGGTATCGACAATATGTCCGGCTTCTAGCACCACGATACGGTCTGCTTTTTTTACGGTTGCCAGACGGTGCGCAACGATCAGTGTTGTGCGGCCAGCGCTCAATTCCTCAACCGCTGCCTGCACCGCACGCTCGCTTTCGGCATCTAGCGCACTCGTAGCCTCGTCCAGCAAAAGCACAGGGGCCGCGCGCAAAATGGCGCGGGCAATCGCTATGCGCTGCTTCTGGCCACCCGACAGCATCACACCCCTCTCTCCCAGATAGCTGTCATACCCTTCTGGAAGTGCTGCAATGAAATCATGTGCGGCGGCAGCGCGCGCTGCGGTTTCGATTTCGGCATCGGTCGCTTCGGGACGACCAAAGCGAATGTTTTCGCGGGCGGAAGCGGCAAAGATAACAGGGTCCTGTGGAACCAGCGCGATTTCGCGGCGAAAGGCATCTCGGGACAGATCACGAAGATCCACACCGTCAAAGGTGATGCGCCCTGACTGCGGATCATAGAAGCGCAATATCATCTGGATAATTGTTGTTTTACCCGCACCCGAGGGACCGACAAAGGCTACGGTTTCTCCCGGCTTAATCTCGAGCGTAATCCCGTCCAATGCTGCCGTTTCGGGCCGCGCCGGATACCGGAAGCTGACATTCTCGAAGCGGATATGTCCCTGAACCGGCTGAGCGAGAATTTGCGCAGCGGCAGGATCGTTCACGGGGTCCTGTGTTTCCAACAGGTCAACCAAACGCTCGGTAGCTCCCGCAGCACGCTGTAGCTCTGACCAGATTTCCGACAGGGCGGCAACGGCGCCTGCAACCATTACAGCATAGATCAGGAACTGGATCAGCGCGCCCACAGTCATTACCTCTGCACGCACATCGCGCGCACCG
It encodes:
- a CDS encoding ABC transporter transmembrane domain-containing protein → MADASTPPPSATEERATSRQIGALRALVPFLRPYRILMAAALTALVATAMISLALPLAVRRVIDTFNVGEEALLDQYFIAALAIAGLLAIGSALRYALVTRLGERVVADIRKATFDRVISMSPVFYERIMTGEVLSRITTDTTLILSVIGSSISIALRNFLTFVGGLILMLLTSAKLAGLVLLIVPLVVVPILVLGRRLRVISRENQDWIAASSGNASESLSAVQTVQAFTHESASRKQFADMTENSFEAARRRIRTRAYLTSIVIFLVFSGVVGVLWIGARDVRAEVMTVGALIQFLIYAVMVAGAVAALSEIWSELQRAAGATERLVDLLETQDPVNDPAAAQILAQPVQGHIRFENVSFRYPARPETAALDGITLEIKPGETVAFVGPSGAGKTTIIQMILRFYDPQSGRITFDGVDLRDLSRDAFRREIALVPQDPVIFAASARENIRFGRPEATDAEIETAARAAAAHDFIAALPEGYDSYLGERGVMLSGGQKQRIAIARAILRAAPVLLLDEATSALDAESERAVQAAVEELSAGRTTLIVAHRLATVKKADRIVVLEAGHIVDTGTHDALVAKGGLYARLARLQFTDGIAAE
- the lysM gene encoding peptidoglycan-binding protein LysM, producing MGLWSFVKDAGKKVFGGGDDAEVSGAALQDELKELGLDAEGLDIKVVGDKVTVTGKAASQEMREKVILAVGNVEGVAQVEDDVTGGEGEPTFHTVEKGDTLWAISAKTLGNGAHYEKIFEANKPMLTHPDKIYPGQVLRIPAV